Genomic segment of Kibdelosporangium phytohabitans:
CCGGATCTCCGGTCTGCCGGTCACCGACGACAACGGCAAGCTGATCGGCATCATCACCAACCGTGACATGCGCTTCGAGGTGGACCACACCCGCCCGGTGCGCGAAGTGATGACCCAGGGCCCGCTGGTCACGGCCCAGGTCGGCGTGTCCGCCGATGTGGCGCTGGGCCTGCTGCGCCGCCACAAGGTGGAGAAGCTGCCGATCGTGGACGCGGACGGCAAGCTGCACGGTCTGATCACGGTGAAGGACTTCGTCAAGACCGAGCAGTACCCGCTGTCGACCAAGGACCCGGACGGCAGGCTGCTGTGCGGCGCAGCCGTGGGTGTGGGCGAGGACGGCATCCAGCGCGCCATGGCCCTGGCGGACGCGGGAGTCGACGTGATCATGGTGGACACCGCGCACGGCCATCAGCGCAACGTGATCGAGACGGTGGCGCGCCTGAAGAAGGAACTCGGCGACACCGTGGACATCGTCGGCGGCAACGTGGCAACCCGCGCGGGCGCCCAGGCCCTGGTGGACGCGGGCGCGGACGGCGTGAAGGTCGGCGTCGGCCCCGGCTCGATCTGCACCACGCGCGTGGTCGCGGGCGTCGGTGTCCCGCAGATCACCGCGATCTACGAGGCTTCGCTGGCGTGCCGCCCGGCGGGTGTGCCGGTGATCGGTGACGGCGGTATCCAGTACTCCGGCGACATCGCCAAGGCCATCGCCGCGGGCGCGAGTTCGGTGATGATCGGCAGCCTGCTCGCCGGGACAGCGGAGTCCCCCGGAGAGCTGGTCCTGGTCAACGGCCAGCAGTACAAGACCTACCGGGGGATGGGCTCACTCGGCGCGATGCAGTCCCGTGGTGAGGGCAAGTCGTACTCCAAGGACCGCTACTCCCAGGACGACGTGCTCTCCGAGGACAAGCTGGTGCCCGAGGGCATCGAAGGCCGCACGCCGTACCGCGGGCCGCTGAAGAACGTCGTCCACCAGCTCGTCGGCGGCCTGCGAGCCGCGATGGGCTACACCGGCTCGCACAGCATCGCGCAGCTGCAGGACGCGCAACTGACCCGGATCACAGCAGCCGGGCTGAAGGAAAGCCACCCGCACGACGTGACCATGACGGTAGAGGCGCCCAACTACAGCGCTCGCTGAGTGCCCCGGGTGCCG
This window contains:
- the guaB gene encoding IMP dehydrogenase; this encodes MTSDFDAAPAKFTTLGLTFDDVLLLPAESDVVPSGVDTSTQVSRNIRLRVPLLSAAMDTVTEARMAIAMARQGGIGILQRNLSIEDQARQAETVKRSEAGMVTDPVTCSPDATLAEVDAMCARYRISGLPVTDDNGKLIGIITNRDMRFEVDHTRPVREVMTQGPLVTAQVGVSADVALGLLRRHKVEKLPIVDADGKLHGLITVKDFVKTEQYPLSTKDPDGRLLCGAAVGVGEDGIQRAMALADAGVDVIMVDTAHGHQRNVIETVARLKKELGDTVDIVGGNVATRAGAQALVDAGADGVKVGVGPGSICTTRVVAGVGVPQITAIYEASLACRPAGVPVIGDGGIQYSGDIAKAIAAGASSVMIGSLLAGTAESPGELVLVNGQQYKTYRGMGSLGAMQSRGEGKSYSKDRYSQDDVLSEDKLVPEGIEGRTPYRGPLKNVVHQLVGGLRAAMGYTGSHSIAQLQDAQLTRITAAGLKESHPHDVTMTVEAPNYSAR